ATGCAAATTTTTACTAAAGCAAAAGTTTATGATTTTATGCGTTTTAGATTTGCTTCACTAGCATTTTCTATATTTTTATTTGTTGGCTCTATTGTTTTACTTGCGACAAAAGGCCTAAACTACGGCATTGATTTCTCTGGTGGTACGCTTATCCAGCTAAAATACGACACCAAAGCGCCACTTGATAAAATTCGTGATGCTTTTGGCACAAATGAGGTGCTTAAAAACGCCTCTGTTACTGAGTTTGGAAGCGAAGATGAGGCTGTTATTAGATTTTCAGGTTCAAGCTCAAATTTAACTGGCGACATTGGTACTGAGATAAAGCAAATTTTAAAAGATACTGGAAATTTTGAGGTAAGACGTGTTGATATCGTTGGACCAAAGGTTGGTGACGAGCTTAGAGAAAAAGGCTTGATGGCTCTTGGAATTTCACTAATTGGCATATTAATCTACATCACATTTAGATTTGAGTGGCGTTTTGCGCTAGCTGCAATTGCAACTGAAATTCACGATATAGTTATAACTGTTGGTGCTATTTCGCTATTTAATATTGATGTAAATTTGGACACGCTAGCGGCTGTATTAACAGTGCTTGGCTACTCTCTAAATGATACGATCATCATTTTTGACAGGATAAGAGAGGGTATCAAAGAGAGTAAGAGAACTGACATCGAGGGCGTTATCAACGAGTCGGTCTCAGCTACGCTTTCAAGAACTATCCTAACTTCAGCAACTACGATGATGACAGTTCTTGTGTTATTTTTATTTGGTGGAGATATGATACATGGATTTTCATTTATTCTTATCGTTGGTATTGTCATAGGAACGATCAGCTCGATCTACATCTCTTCGCCGTTTCTTATCTGGTTTAAATTTAGCATCGAGCATTTTAGAAGCAGAGAGACTGAAAAACAAAAGATAAAAAAAGAGCGCGAAAAAGAGCGTGCTATGTTTGAGAAAGGCGTTGTGTAAGGAGGGATAATGAACTGGGGAAAAGTTATCTACATATTTTTTGCGCTGATGAGTCTTACGACTACGGCAGAATTTTTATATGATAAAAACGAGATTGCACTTTTTGTGGCAGCTAGTATAAATTTGGTTTCAACACTACTTAAGATTGGTGTTAAAAATTTACTCTCGGCTGAGCTTTTTGCAAGCTCACTGGTTGCTGACTTGCACCTTATACCAGCTTTTGTTATTTTGCAAGTCTCTGAAAATATAACACTTAGCTATTCGTTGGCTATTGGCGCAGTCATTGCAAATATATTTTCACTAGCCTTGGTTTTAATAGAATCAAGTAAAGCTCAAGAAGAATTTTAGGAGAAAAAATGGCTGAGAAAATAAAATATGAGCCTTTAAAGATAGAAAAAAAATGGCAAGAAATTTGGGATAAAAATGAAGAATTTGAACCAAAAGATGACCTAAGCTTGCCGAAAAAATATATCCTAAGCATGTTTCCATATCCAAGTGGACGCATACATATGGGGCATGTAAGAAACTACTCTATCGGCGATGCGCTGGCTAGGTCATATAGGAAAAGCGGATATAACGTGCTTCATCCTATTGGCTTTGATAGCTTTGGTATGCCAGCTGAAAACGCAGCCATAAAACATAAAATTCACCCTAAAATTTGGACTTATGAAAATATCGACTATATGAAAAAAGAGCTTGCAAGCCTTGGTTTTTCATTTTCTAAAAAGAGAATTTTAGCCACATCTGACCCACTTTATACAAAGTGGGAGCAAAGCTTTTTTATAAAGATGTTTGAAAAAGGGCTTGTTTATAGAAAAAATGCAATTATAAATTGGTGCGAATACGATCAAACTGTGCTTGCAAATGAGCAGGTGGAGGATGGCAAATGCTGGAGATGTGGTAATGATGTTGTACAAAAAGAGCTTCCAGGATATTACTTTAACATCACAAAATACGCTAGCGAGCTACTTGATGATCTGAAGCTTCTTGAAGGCAAATGGCCAAATCAAGTAATTACAATGCAAGAAAACTGGATCGGTAGAAGCTACGGCTTGGAGTTTAAATTTTATCTTGATGAAGCTTCAAAAGAGGCTTTAGGTGGTAAATTTGACGGCTTTGAGGTGTTTACTACAAGGGCTGATACGATTTACGGCGTTAGCTACACAGCCCTTGCCCCTGAACATCCTATTGTAAAAGCATTGCTTGAGAGTGATAAGCTTGATAAAAACAAAAAGACAAAGATAAAAACAATCCTGAACCAAAGCCCAAGAGAGCGTCAAGCGAGCGAAAAAGACGGAGAATTTTTAGGAATTTACGTCGTTCATCCACTCACAAATGAAAAAATCCCAGTTTGGGTTGCAAATTTTATCTTAGCTGACTACGGCAGTGGTGCTATCATGGCTGTCCCTGCGCATGACCAAAGAGATTACGAGTTTGCAAGTAAATTTAATCTTCCTATAAAACCAGTTGTAAAACCACTTGATGGCGAGAGCGACGGTTCTAAAGCATACTCTGAGTACGGAATTTCTATAAATTCTGAGCTTATAAATGGACTTGTTTCAGAAGAAGCTAAAAATTTTATAATAGAAAAATTTGAAAAAGATGGTTTAGGCAAAAGGATCACAAACTATAAATTAAGAGACTGGGGAATTTCTCGTCAAAGATATTGGGGTGCACCAATACCTATCGTGCACTGCAAATGCTGCGGCGTAGTGCCAGAAAAAGAGGAAAATTTGCCTATTGCGCTACCAGAAGATGTCGAAATCACAGGCGAGGGCAATCCTTTAGATAAACACCCAACTTGGAAATTTACAAAGTGTCCAAAATGTGGCCAAGACGCAATCAGAGAGACTGATACGATGGATACATTTGTGGAGAGCAGCTGGTATTTTGCTAGATTTGCAAGCGATGAGAAGACTTGGGAGCAAAAAGCACTTGATGAAAAGAGCGTGAATTATTGGATGAATGTAGATCAGTATATCGGCGGTATCGAGCATGCGATATTGCACCTTTTATACGCTAGATTTTTCCAAAAGGTCTTAAGAGACCTTGGCTATCTAAGAGACGATGAGCCGTTTGAAAATTTACTAACTCAAGGCATGGTCTTAAAAGATGGCAAAAAGATGAGTAAAAGCAAGGGAAACGTAGTAGATCCTGATGATATCATAAATAGATATGGCGCTGATACAGCAAGGCTTTTTATCCTTTTTGCAGCGCCTCCTCAAAAAGAGCTTGAGTGGAACGATAGCGCAGTTGAAGGCGCATTTAGGTTTTTAAATAGGCTTTGGGAGAAGGCACAAACTATCAAAAAGATAGACGAACTGCCTCAGGTAGATCATGAAAGCCTAAACAAAGATGAGAAATTTGCAAGGCTAAAGATTTATGAAGCGCTTAAAAAATCAACCGAGGTTTTTGGCGACACATTTGCTTTTAATACATTAATCGCTGCTTGCATGGAGGCGTTAAACGCCATAAATGCACAAGATAACGAAGATGTAAATGCTGAAGGCTTTTTTATCATCTTAAATTTACTAGAGCCTATCGTGCCGCACATCGCAAATGAGCTTAGTGAAGAGCTTTTTGGTAGAAAAAATTTCACAAAGATAGCCGTAAAAGAAGAGGTTTTTGTAAAAGATAGCATAGCTCTTGCAGTTACAGTAAATGGCAAAAAAAGAGCCGAGTTTGAAGTGGCAGCGAGCGAGAGTGAGGGTGAAATTTTAAAGCTAGCTAAGCAAAATGTAGCTAAATGGCTTGAAGGAAAAGAAATTTTAAAAGAGATTTATATAAAAGGCAAATTAGTAAATTTTGTCATTAAAGGATAAATTTTGAGATATTTTTTAGCGTTTTTTATTGCGATATTTATCTGTGGATGTGGCTATAAGCCGGTTTCAAAGATCACACATGATCTAGTTGGCGATAAAATTTACGTTGATGTGATTATCAGCAAAGAAGAACCAAAAAATAGCGTTTGGATAAAAGACGCTGTAAAAGAGGGCATGGTCGCAAGGCTAAATAAAAATTTATCAAGCAAAGAAAGTGCTGATACTTCGATAATAGTTTCAGTTAATAATTTAAGCTATGAAGCAATTATTTATGATGAGTTTGGCTATATTACGTCATACAAAGCACATTTAAGCTTAAATTATAAGACTAAATTTAAAGATGGCACCGTAGTTGATATTCCAGCCACTGGCGAGTATGACTTTAGTGTCGCAAGACGTCAAAAAGATGTAAGATTTGCTGATAGCGTTCTTAGTGATACTCAAAAATACGAAGCTATCAAAGAGGCATCAAAAGAGGCCTTTGATGAGTATATCGCAAGTTTAGCGGTAAAAGGATATAGAAATGGCAGCAGTAACCGTTAGTCAAATAGTCAAGG
This window of the Campylobacter concisus genome carries:
- the secF gene encoding protein translocase subunit SecF, which produces MQIFTKAKVYDFMRFRFASLAFSIFLFVGSIVLLATKGLNYGIDFSGGTLIQLKYDTKAPLDKIRDAFGTNEVLKNASVTEFGSEDEAVIRFSGSSSNLTGDIGTEIKQILKDTGNFEVRRVDIVGPKVGDELREKGLMALGISLIGILIYITFRFEWRFALAAIATEIHDIVITVGAISLFNIDVNLDTLAAVLTVLGYSLNDTIIIFDRIREGIKESKRTDIEGVINESVSATLSRTILTSATTMMTVLVLFLFGGDMIHGFSFILIVGIVIGTISSIYISSPFLIWFKFSIEHFRSRETEKQKIKKEREKERAMFEKGVV
- a CDS encoding DUF6394 family protein codes for the protein MNWGKVIYIFFALMSLTTTAEFLYDKNEIALFVAASINLVSTLLKIGVKNLLSAELFASSLVADLHLIPAFVILQVSENITLSYSLAIGAVIANIFSLALVLIESSKAQEEF
- the leuS gene encoding leucine--tRNA ligase translates to MAEKIKYEPLKIEKKWQEIWDKNEEFEPKDDLSLPKKYILSMFPYPSGRIHMGHVRNYSIGDALARSYRKSGYNVLHPIGFDSFGMPAENAAIKHKIHPKIWTYENIDYMKKELASLGFSFSKKRILATSDPLYTKWEQSFFIKMFEKGLVYRKNAIINWCEYDQTVLANEQVEDGKCWRCGNDVVQKELPGYYFNITKYASELLDDLKLLEGKWPNQVITMQENWIGRSYGLEFKFYLDEASKEALGGKFDGFEVFTTRADTIYGVSYTALAPEHPIVKALLESDKLDKNKKTKIKTILNQSPRERQASEKDGEFLGIYVVHPLTNEKIPVWVANFILADYGSGAIMAVPAHDQRDYEFASKFNLPIKPVVKPLDGESDGSKAYSEYGISINSELINGLVSEEAKNFIIEKFEKDGLGKRITNYKLRDWGISRQRYWGAPIPIVHCKCCGVVPEKEENLPIALPEDVEITGEGNPLDKHPTWKFTKCPKCGQDAIRETDTMDTFVESSWYFARFASDEKTWEQKALDEKSVNYWMNVDQYIGGIEHAILHLLYARFFQKVLRDLGYLRDDEPFENLLTQGMVLKDGKKMSKSKGNVVDPDDIINRYGADTARLFILFAAPPQKELEWNDSAVEGAFRFLNRLWEKAQTIKKIDELPQVDHESLNKDEKFARLKIYEALKKSTEVFGDTFAFNTLIAACMEALNAINAQDNEDVNAEGFFIILNLLEPIVPHIANELSEELFGRKNFTKIAVKEEVFVKDSIALAVTVNGKKRAEFEVAASESEGEILKLAKQNVAKWLEGKEILKEIYIKGKLVNFVIKG
- the lptE gene encoding LPS assembly lipoprotein LptE translates to MRYFLAFFIAIFICGCGYKPVSKITHDLVGDKIYVDVIISKEEPKNSVWIKDAVKEGMVARLNKNLSSKESADTSIIVSVNNLSYEAIIYDEFGYITSYKAHLSLNYKTKFKDGTVVDIPATGEYDFSVARRQKDVRFADSVLSDTQKYEAIKEASKEAFDEYIASLAVKGYRNGSSNR